From Leptospira yasudae:
AGCATCGGAATGGAAACGATCGAAATTCCAGCGGATAAACACGACGCGATTCTATCGTATCTATCCCATTCTCCTCATATACTTTCTTCGATCATGGCGGATTGGGCGGCCAATCAGAAGATCGTAAAACAATATACGGACATGTCCCCGATTCCGTTGAACGGAGGAGGCTTCCGCGACATGACGAGGATCGCGGGTTCCAATCCGAAGATGTGGGCGGCGATTTTTTCCTCAAACCAAGAGGAAATCTACAAGTCGCTTCTCGACTACCGCGATCGTCTCGATATTATATTAGAAAAATTGAATCCAAAAAACACCCTGAATCCGAAAGAGTGGGAGGGTTTCATGGAAACTTCCCGCAGATCCAGGGATTATATTTTGAAGAACCAGGATGATTCCAAGAAACACTAAGCTCAAGTCCCGGGAAATCACGGTTCCCGGAGATAAATCCTTATCGCATCGTTCCGTTTTGTTCGCCGCTCTTTCCAAAGGGCGTTCCAAGGTGACGGGATTTCTCGAAGCGGAAGATCCGCTCAATACGATGTCCGCGTTCACCAAACTCGGATTAAACGCAAAAAAAATCGGCCCCGGAGAATACGAATTTACGAGTCCCGGAAAGGATGCGCTCGTTTCTCCGAGTGTGGAGTTGGATTTCGGAAACGCGGGAACGGGGATTCGTCTGTCGGCGGGACTGATCTGCGGACTTCCCGGAGTGAAAGCGACTTTGACCGGAGACGATTCTCTCAAAAAACGTCCCATGGGAAGAATCATCAAACCTCTCACTGCCATGGGCGCTTCCATCGTGGGACTCGGGGAAAAAGAAACCGCTCCCCTGAAAATCGAAGGAAAAAAATTGAGCGCGTTCCGCTACGAAAGTCCGATCGCGAGCGCTCAGATCAAATCCTGTCTCATGCTTGCGGCGATCGCGTCCGAAACGGAATTGGAATATTCGGAAAACATACTATCCCGAGATCACACCGAAAACATGTTTCGGTTTTTAGGAAACAAAATCGAACAGATCTCGCCTCTTCGGTTTAAAATCAAACCTCCGTATGTTTTGAACGGAGGAGAATTCAAAGTGCCGGGCGATATTTCCTCGGCGGCGTTCTTTTTAGTATTAGGGGTTTTGGCGAAAGAAGGAAATCTTCTGATTCAGAACATTGGACTCAATCCGGCCAGGATCGGAATCTTAAAAGCGCTCGAACTCATGGGAGCGAAGATCGAAATTCTCAACCAAAGAGTCGAATGCGGAGAACCGGTCGGCGATCTCAAAACGTTTCCGTCCACATTAAAAAAATCGAATATTCCGGAATCCTTAATCCCTTCGATCATCGACGAAATTCCGATTTTGTCCGTGGCGGGACTTTTCGCCGAAGGCGGTTTTGAAATCCGTCACGCGGAGGAATTGCGCGCCAAGGAATCGGACCGGATTCATACGATGGTTTCGAACTTTCGCGCGCTCGGAATCGAAGTGGAGGAGTTTCCGGACGGTTATGCGTTAGACGGAACTTCGAAAAAATCCGAGGCGATTTGGAGCGAACTTTCCAAAGGAAAAAAGATCCCCATTCTTTCCTACATGGATCATAGAATCGCGATGAGCTTTTTGATCCTCAAAGCCCTTTCCGGATTTCAACTGGAAATCGACGAGACTTCGTGGATCGAAACTTCTTTTCCGGGATTCGAAACATTGCTCGAGGGATGTCTGTATGAATGAAAACGTAATCGCTCTCGACGGTCCGGCCGGTTCCGGCAAAAGCACCGTCGCACGGCAGATCGCCGAAAAGATCGGATTCAATTATTTGGATACGGGAGCGTTCTACCGCGCCTTAACGTTGTTTTTATTCCGAAAATACCAAGCGGCGACTAACGCGGGAGAATTCTCCGAATGGGTGAAAACGGACGAGGCAAAATCCTCGATCGGAGAGGCGCATATCCTCTGTGAATTCTCCGCAGGAAACGAAAACAAAATCCTGCTCGGAGGAGAGGACGTTTCGCTCGCGATTCGAACCCCCGAAATCACGAAGGAAATCAAACATATCGCGAACCAAAGAATTTACCGCGACTTCGTAAACAAGGAACTCCATTCTCTCGCAAAACGTTACAAATTGATTATGGACGGGCGCGATATCGGAACCGAAGTTTTCCCCGACGCGAAGTTCAAGTTTTACTTAACGGCTTCTTCTAAAGTGCGCGCAGAAAGAAGATATTTACAACTGCAAGAGCAGGGGATCGCCGCGGATCGGGACGAGATCGAAAGAGAAATCATTCTTCGCGACAAATCGGATATGGAAAGGGAAATCGCGCCTCTTTATCAGGCAAACGACGCAATCCTAATTGACACTGATCTCCTCCCTAAAAATAGTGTAATTAGCAAGATCCTTGAGATTCTGGATCGATGATCCCCGAAAATTTCCAGACGGATCCTGAACTACCATTAGCCGAGTAACCTACGCCCCATGACAAACAAGGAAGAGAAGTCCACTTTTGCAGAAGTATTCAAACAGTGGGAACAATCAATACACGAAGAACCGGAACTCCGGAAAGATCAAGTCGTTGAAGGAAAGATCGTATCCGTCGACAACGACTATGTTTATGTGGCAATCGAAGGGCTCAAACAAGAAGGCCGTATCCCAAGAGGAGATTTCGACGAAACTCCGGAACGCGGCAATTATGTCTCTGCAATCGTAAAAAGAAAGGAATCTCAGGATTCCGGATGTATTCTCTCCAAAAAAGAAGCCGACCAAAGAAAAGGTTGGGAAATCGTAAAAGAAGCGTTTAAAAACGGCTACCAAGTTACCGGCCGTCTCGTAAACGAAATCAAAGGCAAAGGTTACATCGTAAACGTAGAAGGGGTGGATCTCTTTTTACCGGCTTCTCAACTCAGCTATAAATTCAAAGAAGGGGAAACCTTCAAAAATAAGGAACTTGAGTTTAAGATCATCGAACTCAACGACCGTACTCGTTCCGGAGTCGTTTCCAGAAAGAAACTTTTGGACGAAGTAAACGAAGAAAAGTGGGACGCTCTTCTTCTTAAAATCAAAGTAGGGGATAAAGTAAAATCCAACGTAAGTAAGATCGCTTCTTTCGGAGTGTTCTGCGAAGTGGACGGAGTTACCGGTCTTCTGCGTCAAAGAGATATCTCTTACAAAAAATACGCTCCATTCAAACAATACTTTCAGATCGGTCAGGAAGTGGAACTTGTCGTTCTCGAACTCGACAAGGAAAACAACAAACTCGCGTTAGGTCTGAAACAACTCTACGAAGATCCTTGGGTTTGGGCGGAACGTTCTTTGGAAAAGGAAATGGTTATCCGCGGAACCGTTACTTCTTTAACGAAGTTCGGAGCGTTCGTGGAATTGAAAGAAGGTCTGGAAGGACTCATTCATACTTCCGAACTGGCTTGGTCTAAAAAACCCCCACAACCGAAAGACATTCTTAAAAAAGGTCAAGAAGTGGAAGCGCTGGTTTTGGATATCGATTTCAAAAACAGAAGACTTTCTCTCGGCTTAAAACAACTTCAACCGAATCCTTGGGATCAGCTTAGCCCTGAAATCCGCAGAGGAAACGTTTTAGAAGGTGTAATCACCGGCATTACAAAATACGGCGCGTTCGTCGAAGTGGAAAACGGAATCGAAGGTTTGATCCACATCAGCGACATCACTTGGGACGAGAAAGCGAGCAATCCTACTTCTCAATTGAAGAAAGGCGACACAGTAAAATACATGATCCTCGACGTGAACTTGGACGCGCAGAGAATTTCCTGCGGTCTGAAACAACTCTTGGAAAACCCGTATGAAATTTTCCGCAACGAACATCCGATCGGAACCATCGTAGAAGGAAAGATCAAGTCCATCAAAGAATTCGGTATCTTTGTGGAAGTGGCTCCCGGAATCGAAGGTCTCGTTCATATCTCGGAAGTTCCGAACGGAAGAGAAACGAACATCGCGGAAGTTTACAAACCCGATGAGATCGTAAAAACCGCAGTCATCAAAGTGGACGTGAAGAATAAGAAAATTTCTCTCTCCATCAAGGACTTCGATAAGGCTCTCGAAAGAGAAGAAATGTCCAAGTATCTCAAGACTTCGGACGCACCTTCCCGCGAAAGTCTGGGAAGCTTCCTGAACACTTCTCTCAGATAAGAATCCTGGAAAGAAGGACTTGATATGAAACGCTACGAAGTAGGTCAAACGGCCGCGAAAGAAGTTAAGGTGGACCCTTACGCGGATTTTCAAGGCAGTAAGATAGAATTGGCTCTGATTAAATTTTTCAGAGCGGTCGCTTCTCGTATCAAGGAAGTTCTAATCGGAGCG
This genomic window contains:
- the cmk gene encoding (d)CMP kinase, with translation MNENVIALDGPAGSGKSTVARQIAEKIGFNYLDTGAFYRALTLFLFRKYQAATNAGEFSEWVKTDEAKSSIGEAHILCEFSAGNENKILLGGEDVSLAIRTPEITKEIKHIANQRIYRDFVNKELHSLAKRYKLIMDGRDIGTEVFPDAKFKFYLTASSKVRAERRYLQLQEQGIAADRDEIEREIILRDKSDMEREIAPLYQANDAILIDTDLLPKNSVISKILEILDR
- a CDS encoding 30S ribosomal protein S1, which translates into the protein MTNKEEKSTFAEVFKQWEQSIHEEPELRKDQVVEGKIVSVDNDYVYVAIEGLKQEGRIPRGDFDETPERGNYVSAIVKRKESQDSGCILSKKEADQRKGWEIVKEAFKNGYQVTGRLVNEIKGKGYIVNVEGVDLFLPASQLSYKFKEGETFKNKELEFKIIELNDRTRSGVVSRKKLLDEVNEEKWDALLLKIKVGDKVKSNVSKIASFGVFCEVDGVTGLLRQRDISYKKYAPFKQYFQIGQEVELVVLELDKENNKLALGLKQLYEDPWVWAERSLEKEMVIRGTVTSLTKFGAFVELKEGLEGLIHTSELAWSKKPPQPKDILKKGQEVEALVLDIDFKNRRLSLGLKQLQPNPWDQLSPEIRRGNVLEGVITGITKYGAFVEVENGIEGLIHISDITWDEKASNPTSQLKKGDTVKYMILDVNLDAQRISCGLKQLLENPYEIFRNEHPIGTIVEGKIKSIKEFGIFVEVAPGIEGLVHISEVPNGRETNIAEVYKPDEIVKTAVIKVDVKNKKISLSIKDFDKALEREEMSKYLKTSDAPSRESLGSFLNTSLR
- the aroA gene encoding 3-phosphoshikimate 1-carboxyvinyltransferase, giving the protein MIPRNTKLKSREITVPGDKSLSHRSVLFAALSKGRSKVTGFLEAEDPLNTMSAFTKLGLNAKKIGPGEYEFTSPGKDALVSPSVELDFGNAGTGIRLSAGLICGLPGVKATLTGDDSLKKRPMGRIIKPLTAMGASIVGLGEKETAPLKIEGKKLSAFRYESPIASAQIKSCLMLAAIASETELEYSENILSRDHTENMFRFLGNKIEQISPLRFKIKPPYVLNGGEFKVPGDISSAAFFLVLGVLAKEGNLLIQNIGLNPARIGILKALELMGAKIEILNQRVECGEPVGDLKTFPSTLKKSNIPESLIPSIIDEIPILSVAGLFAEGGFEIRHAEELRAKESDRIHTMVSNFRALGIEVEEFPDGYALDGTSKKSEAIWSELSKGKKIPILSYMDHRIAMSFLILKALSGFQLEIDETSWIETSFPGFETLLEGCLYE